Part of the Clostridia bacterium genome, TCGCGCCCATTTTCAACGTGCTGGAGCACTTCGTCGCGCCCTTGGATTTCGCGCGTATCATTCCGCAGATATTGGACGCCGCCGTGGCCGTGCACCGCGACAACGCCGCCATGCACGAGACTTTGCACGCGCTGTCCTCGTCGGACAAGGCCGTGGGCGACAAGTTTATGGCATTGGAGGAAGAGGTCACCCGTCGCATGGCGGACGCTCTGCGCCACGCGGGCTACCAAGATCCCGCCTTATACGAAAAGGTGCATTGGGCGATGGACTCGGTGCAGTCCTTTGCGCACGAATGCGTCTACGATCAACACGCCTACATAGACTACGCCGTTTTGCGCCGTATCGAAGAGACGGCCATCTACAACCTGTTCCAATAGGAGGGCGCAATGAAAAAGAAATGGATAATCCTTTTGATGATAATCGCGTGTCTATTAAGCCTCGCCTTGTCGGCGTGCAACCAAACGGACGCCAAAAAACAAGGTGATTCCACGCCGACTGCGCAGCAGGTAGCCGAAGCGGCGGTGGCGGCCAAGACCGAAGCGTTGCCCGACTACAACTTCGCGGAGGGCAATGAAAACAGCGAAGCGGTGGCGGCGCGCGAAGGCGACGCCGACGCCTATCTCGTCGGCCAAGCCGACGGCGCTCAAAAGTTGGTGTACGTCTATCAAGATATATCTTACGACCAAAACAGCAGCTATCGCTATATCGACGTGTATATGCCCAACGCCAAAGAGAAACTTGCGCCCGAAACCCCCGTGTTTTTGTATCTGCACGGCGGCGGCTGGGTGGCGGGTAGCCGCAAAGACGAGCGCAAAACGCTTATGCCGTATATCGCTTCTACGGGTATGGTTGTCGTCAGTATGGAGTACGCTTTGTGGTTCGGGCTCAATCAGCAGGAGTCCACGCCCTTGGGCGTCTACAGTTGGGAGCAGATGGGCGTGATGGAGATCATCAACACCGTGTTGAAAAACGAGCACCCCGTGTCGGTGGCCGATCAACAGGCGGATATCACGGCGTGCCTGACCTTCCTGCGGGATACCTATTTGCCCTCGCTGGGGCTCACCGCCACCAATATCGGCATCGGCGGCTATTCGGCGGGCGGTCACCTGTCGAGCTTGTACGCCTACAAAAACGCGGACAAATCGCCCATGCCCATCGCCTATTTGATGGATCTGGTGGGGCCCGTCAAGTTGCTCGACGAGAACTACAAGCGCCTATTGGATATGCTCACCGGTCACGTCGAAGACGCCCCCGAAGCGGCCGCCGACGTTTTGAAGTTCGTTTCGCCGTTGTTGGAAGATTTGGCGGCACCTTTGGCGGGTATTTTGGGTGAAGAGGAGCCCGTGAACATTTCTACCGAGGAGGGCTATCAACACGCCCTCGCGAGCATCGCCGCCTTGCAGCCCATCGATTACCTCAACGAAAACAGCGTGCCCACCATCATTTGCTACGCGCGCCAACACGACGATATGCCCATCATCGAGGTGCTCTTCGAATGCGAAGTGGACGATTTTATTCCCATCACCATCTATCAATCCATCTCGGCCAAGTTGGACGAGACGGGCATCGTGCACGAGGATAAGATGTTCGACAACGCCACGCACAACACCATCGGCAAGAATCAAGACTCCTGCAAGTGGATGGCGGCGCGCGTGTCGGCCTACGCCTCTCTCTACGGCACGTACGCCAAGGCGCAATAGAATATGAACAAAATGTACGACAAAGAAACCCTCAGTTTTTACTTGGTGGCCGTCGCGTCGGCGATGGCGGCGATAGCGGCT contains:
- a CDS encoding alpha/beta hydrolase, whose protein sequence is MKKKWIILLMIIACLLSLALSACNQTDAKKQGDSTPTAQQVAEAAVAAKTEALPDYNFAEGNENSEAVAAREGDADAYLVGQADGAQKLVYVYQDISYDQNSSYRYIDVYMPNAKEKLAPETPVFLYLHGGGWVAGSRKDERKTLMPYIASTGMVVVSMEYALWFGLNQQESTPLGVYSWEQMGVMEIINTVLKNEHPVSVADQQADITACLTFLRDTYLPSLGLTATNIGIGGYSAGGHLSSLYAYKNADKSPMPIAYLMDLVGPVKLLDENYKRLLDMLTGHVEDAPEAAADVLKFVSPLLEDLAAPLAGILGEEEPVNISTEEGYQHALASIAALQPIDYLNENSVPTIICYARQHDDMPIIEVLFECEVDDFIPITIYQSISAKLDETGIVHEDKMFDNATHNTIGKNQDSCKWMAARVSAYASLYGTYAKAQ
- a CDS encoding TetR/AcrR family transcriptional regulator; the protein is MDSIRTPKQQRAIETKTRIIKAGYELFAQKGYYNTNTTEIAKQAGVSTGIVYGYFHDKRDILVDVLDIYIEQAFAPIFNVLEHFVAPLDFARIIPQILDAAVAVHRDNAAMHETLHALSSSDKAVGDKFMALEEEVTRRMADALRHAGYQDPALYEKVHWAMDSVQSFAHECVYDQHAYIDYAVLRRIEETAIYNLFQ